Proteins encoded within one genomic window of Corynebacterium aurimucosum:
- a CDS encoding deoxyribose-phosphate aldolase: protein MLNLLEASVEEARTQSAGQQRVLVSPHHVLAAEGAEHVIAVAGYPTGRHHSLVKAAEARLAVQSGAAEVWVAVDALLGDATSLLSELVTLREACPLPVRLGLILPEHPALPVAEYLRAAEQAGYQCLIETGSVVSDDEALDTQLSVESLRS, encoded by the coding sequence ATGCTGAACCTGCTTGAGGCCTCCGTGGAGGAGGCGCGAACCCAGTCAGCGGGGCAGCAAAGAGTGCTTGTCTCCCCGCACCACGTGCTTGCCGCCGAGGGCGCCGAGCACGTCATTGCAGTTGCCGGCTATCCCACCGGGCGCCACCACTCTTTGGTGAAGGCGGCGGAGGCGCGGCTGGCCGTGCAATCAGGTGCGGCCGAGGTGTGGGTTGCGGTGGATGCGCTGCTAGGGGATGCCACCTCGCTGCTCTCCGAGCTCGTCACCCTCCGCGAGGCCTGCCCGCTGCCCGTGCGCTTGGGTCTCATTCTTCCTGAGCATCCAGCTCTGCCGGTGGCGGAGTATCTGCGTGCTGCCGAACAGGCAGGTTATCAGTGCCTCATTGAAACGGGCTCCGTCGTTTCAGACGACGAAGCCCTGGATACGCAACTCTCCGTGGAGAGTCTTAGGTCTTAA
- a CDS encoding LmeA family phospholipid-binding protein: MASSKSPASTAWKIFIGVLVALLLIILVAELGIRWFLGSQMKSEFTQSAKEQGVETSEEPEVSFGASPMVFGMLNGKIPQMDMKTPSTLQIEGTNIIGQPAADIHVEDMTLSQEPVAGTLRASTTVPDQFLLASFQKAIAEQSGYDALGNLVVTAITANDAEDDLEVEFAGGLATLSLKPEARDGKLAIDAKEASLFGFDLPEQATSAISNALAEGMEEQLAGQQLTFESVDVGAGELTLTLIGHDVPMSELDSATAPAQQAPAN, encoded by the coding sequence ATGGCTTCTTCTAAATCTCCCGCCTCAACGGCCTGGAAAATTTTCATCGGCGTGCTCGTTGCACTCCTGCTCATCATCTTGGTAGCTGAGCTCGGTATACGCTGGTTCTTGGGCTCACAGATGAAGAGCGAATTCACCCAGTCCGCCAAGGAGCAAGGCGTGGAGACCTCCGAGGAACCGGAGGTGAGCTTTGGTGCCAGCCCCATGGTCTTTGGCATGCTCAACGGCAAGATTCCGCAGATGGATATGAAGACCCCGTCCACGCTACAGATTGAGGGCACTAACATCATCGGCCAACCGGCCGCTGATATTCACGTCGAAGACATGACGCTGTCCCAGGAGCCGGTCGCGGGCACGCTGCGGGCTTCGACGACGGTCCCGGATCAATTCCTACTGGCCAGCTTCCAAAAGGCTATTGCTGAGCAGTCCGGCTATGACGCGCTGGGCAACCTCGTGGTGACCGCGATTACCGCCAACGATGCCGAGGATGACCTCGAAGTGGAATTTGCCGGTGGCCTGGCCACGCTCTCGCTCAAGCCGGAAGCTCGCGACGGCAAGCTCGCCATCGATGCGAAGGAAGCATCGCTCTTCGGCTTCGACCTGCCCGAGCAGGCCACCTCCGCGATTTCGAATGCCTTGGCCGAAGGCATGGAGGAACAGCTCGCGGGCCAGCAGCTGACCTTCGAATCCGTGGATGTTGGGGCTGGCGAACTCACGCTCACCCTCATTGGCCACGACGTTCCGATGAGCGAGCTCGATTCCGCTACCGCACCAGCACAGCAGGCACCGGCTAATTAA
- a CDS encoding methylase, translating to MADHAHNLKAQESAGRPFGVVTRGTTNPNRLRRCDRWMVAHPEISSLLRSTSKPLALDVGYGASHTTTVEWAGWLRSVNPNTRVTGLEISPERVLPPRDGVTFELGGFELAGYRPQLVRAFNVLRQYDVDQVEKAWNTVTSRLAPGGFFVEGTCDELGRRAAWVLLSAAGPRTLTLAWDPFDVQRPSDIAERLPKILIHRNVPGEPIHELLQAADAAWDRAAGWSPYGPRVRWRMARKELRQTVPIHPVNRRLRDNVLTVDWELVVGQL from the coding sequence ATGGCCGATCATGCGCATAACCTGAAGGCTCAGGAAAGCGCTGGTCGGCCTTTCGGCGTTGTTACCCGCGGCACCACCAACCCCAACCGCCTGCGCCGCTGCGATCGGTGGATGGTGGCGCACCCTGAAATCTCTTCGCTGCTGCGCTCCACGAGTAAGCCGCTGGCTCTCGACGTCGGCTACGGCGCCTCCCATACCACCACCGTGGAGTGGGCGGGCTGGCTGCGCAGCGTTAACCCGAATACCCGGGTAACGGGCCTAGAGATTTCCCCCGAGCGCGTCTTGCCGCCGCGCGATGGCGTCACCTTTGAGCTGGGCGGCTTCGAGCTTGCCGGCTACCGCCCGCAGCTAGTGCGCGCCTTCAACGTGCTGCGCCAGTATGACGTTGACCAAGTAGAGAAAGCCTGGAACACGGTGACCTCGCGTCTTGCTCCGGGCGGCTTCTTCGTGGAGGGAACCTGCGATGAGCTAGGGCGCAGGGCGGCCTGGGTGCTTCTCAGCGCCGCCGGTCCACGCACGCTGACCCTCGCCTGGGATCCCTTCGACGTTCAGCGCCCCAGCGATATCGCGGAGCGCCTGCCCAAGATCCTCATCCACCGCAACGTGCCGGGTGAGCCAATCCATGAACTCCTGCAAGCGGCCGATGCCGCCTGGGACCGCGCCGCCGGCTGGTCTCCTTATGGACCGCGGGTGCGCTGGCGCATGGCGCGTAAAGAACTCCGACAGACAGTGCCCATCCATCCGGTGAACCGCCGCCTGCGGGATAACGTGCTCACAGTGGATTGGGAACTCGTAGTTGGCCAACTTTAA
- a CDS encoding DUF2505 domain-containing protein, which produces MSTRSENTVIINQPIDKVHKALTTREYWDFIVAKLSPEPGTVHEFTGNTAVLYEILPTSLLPEAVRAMVSQDLKEKRTVTIGEVVDDQMSVSFTADVKGTPVDFKGDITYKSQDETTVLDYVSEVSVNIPMMGAAIEPKVAEALQELYTNEGKLTEEWISNNL; this is translated from the coding sequence ATGTCAACCCGTAGCGAAAACACCGTTATCATCAACCAGCCCATCGATAAGGTGCACAAGGCACTGACCACTCGGGAGTACTGGGACTTCATCGTGGCCAAGCTGTCCCCGGAACCGGGTACCGTGCACGAGTTCACCGGCAACACCGCTGTGCTCTACGAAATTCTTCCGACCTCCCTCCTCCCGGAGGCTGTTCGCGCCATGGTCTCCCAGGACCTGAAGGAAAAGCGCACCGTGACCATCGGCGAGGTTGTCGATGATCAGATGTCCGTTTCCTTCACCGCTGACGTCAAGGGCACCCCGGTCGACTTCAAGGGTGACATCACCTACAAGTCCCAGGATGAGACCACCGTTCTGGACTATGTCTCCGAGGTTTCCGTCAACATCCCGATGATGGGCGCTGCCATCGAGCCGAAGGTCGCTGAGGCTCTGCAGGAGCTCTACACCAACGAGGGCAAGCTCACCGAAGAGTGGATCTCCAACAACCTCTAA
- a CDS encoding UDP-N-acetylmuramate dehydrogenase, whose amino-acid sequence MLDKFLTLADIDGVTLDSETTFADLTTLRIGGAPLVTVRCASAEAAIAALAALDESSQDYLVVGGGSNLVVAEGQLDVVVVTLDFEDIDVTVANGLVRADAGAAWDDVVALTVECGLGGIECLSGIPGNAGAVPVQNVGAYGAETSDVLTQVYLYERATRTAKWVPAEELELAYRYSNLKFTGRGVVLAIELQLTTDGLSKPLRFGQLTQNPGERRPVADVREEVLKLRRGKGMVLDPDDHDTWSAGSFFTNPIVEPELADSIQATVRAARGDEDADRMPRHAVPASGTASGEGKEKLSAAWLIERAGFAKGYPGEGAGARATLSTKHTLALTNRGEATADDIVALARDIRAGVQKAFGVTLEPEPIWLGVSI is encoded by the coding sequence GTGCTAGATAAATTCCTGACCCTCGCTGACATTGACGGAGTCACTCTGGATTCCGAGACCACCTTCGCCGATCTCACGACGCTGCGCATCGGTGGTGCACCGCTGGTGACGGTGCGCTGCGCCAGCGCTGAGGCCGCCATCGCTGCGTTGGCAGCGCTTGACGAGTCCTCCCAGGACTACCTCGTCGTCGGCGGCGGCTCCAACCTCGTGGTGGCGGAAGGCCAGTTGGATGTCGTGGTGGTCACCCTCGACTTCGAGGACATCGACGTCACCGTGGCCAACGGACTCGTGCGCGCTGATGCGGGCGCGGCGTGGGATGACGTCGTGGCCCTGACCGTGGAGTGCGGTCTGGGCGGCATCGAGTGCCTCTCTGGCATCCCGGGCAATGCGGGTGCCGTACCAGTACAGAACGTCGGCGCCTATGGTGCGGAGACCTCCGACGTCCTCACGCAGGTCTACCTCTATGAGCGCGCTACGCGGACGGCCAAGTGGGTACCGGCCGAAGAACTGGAGCTGGCCTACCGTTACTCCAACCTGAAGTTCACTGGCCGCGGCGTGGTGTTGGCTATTGAGCTGCAGCTGACCACTGATGGATTATCCAAGCCGCTGCGCTTTGGCCAGCTCACTCAGAACCCCGGTGAGCGCCGTCCGGTCGCGGACGTCCGCGAGGAAGTACTGAAGCTGCGTCGCGGCAAGGGCATGGTGCTCGACCCAGACGACCACGACACTTGGTCAGCCGGTTCCTTCTTTACCAACCCCATCGTCGAGCCCGAGCTTGCCGATTCTATCCAAGCCACCGTCCGCGCCGCCCGCGGTGACGAGGATGCGGACCGCATGCCCCGCCATGCGGTGCCGGCAAGCGGCACCGCATCTGGAGAAGGAAAGGAAAAGCTGTCCGCTGCCTGGCTCATCGAGCGCGCTGGCTTTGCCAAGGGCTACCCGGGCGAAGGGGCCGGCGCCCGGGCAACGCTGTCTACCAAGCACACCCTGGCGCTGACCAACCGTGGTGAGGCCACCGCAGACGACATCGTTGCGCTGGCCCGCGACATCCGCGCCGGGGTTCAGAAGGCCTTCGGCGTGACGCTGGAGCCGGAGCCCATCTGGCTGGGTGTGAGCATTTAA
- a CDS encoding S-ribosylhomocysteine lyase, producing MTEKNSENKINVKSFELDHRLVDAPYIRVADRTDLGGGVEIIKYDLRFCQPNKEHLGTEALHSVEHMMANFMRNYTDKLIGFAPMGCRTGFYAITNGMEQDELLRAVEGSLNDILNATEVPAANEVQCGWGAHHSLEGAQEAARNFLAAKDEWLNVMA from the coding sequence ATGACTGAGAAGAACTCCGAGAACAAGATCAACGTAAAGTCCTTCGAGCTTGACCACCGGCTTGTCGACGCCCCCTATATTCGCGTCGCCGACCGCACTGACCTGGGCGGCGGGGTCGAGATTATCAAGTATGACCTGCGTTTCTGCCAGCCCAACAAAGAGCACCTCGGCACCGAAGCACTGCATTCGGTCGAGCACATGATGGCCAACTTCATGCGCAACTACACCGACAAGCTCATTGGCTTTGCTCCGATGGGTTGCCGCACCGGCTTCTACGCCATCACCAACGGCATGGAACAGGACGAGCTGCTCCGCGCTGTCGAGGGCTCGCTCAATGACATCCTCAACGCCACCGAGGTCCCCGCCGCCAACGAGGTGCAATGTGGCTGGGGCGCCCACCACTCACTCGAGGGCGCACAGGAGGCCGCACGCAATTTCCTCGCGGCCAAGGATGAGTGGCTCAACGTCATGGCCTAG
- a CDS encoding YihY/virulence factor BrkB family protein, which produces MSEEETRGNAIPAEEPETIVPFKSSTILEVQGHDEERDPFSRDNRLRKESWGLVIRRTWNDFFHDAFMDRAAGMTYFTLMAFAPTVLAAYSIATLIFSSRQAEVEQLTSEFIEQYVPGSLSEQAHTVVGTIIGSSAQGTLALIISLAISLFSASAYVRAFSRTANTVYGRVEGRGIIHTWALMWGLTAVIVVGAVIVLFANLLRDAVLNEGLIPLARNVGLEDAATYLVRIFLPVWNWLRFPVTVVVVLTLIAVLYHFGPNVRPGRFRWITSGSVVALVGTVVSWGLVGLYLKYLAAASAYGALSTVMAVFVATWLMNTVLIVGIKIDAEVLCAKELQLGMHSERFIQAPPRADSSSQAQARAQESLEQRAREISDNARRAQDEPAEESEEERA; this is translated from the coding sequence ATGAGCGAAGAGGAGACCCGAGGCAACGCTATTCCGGCCGAAGAGCCAGAGACCATCGTGCCGTTTAAAAGCTCGACCATCCTGGAGGTCCAGGGCCACGATGAGGAGCGCGACCCTTTCTCCAGAGACAACCGGCTCCGCAAGGAGAGCTGGGGACTGGTCATCCGCCGCACGTGGAATGACTTCTTCCACGATGCCTTCATGGACCGCGCCGCCGGGATGACCTACTTCACGCTCATGGCTTTTGCACCTACGGTGCTGGCCGCCTATTCCATCGCTACGCTTATCTTCTCCTCCCGCCAAGCGGAAGTGGAGCAGCTGACTTCTGAGTTCATTGAGCAATACGTCCCCGGGTCGCTATCAGAACAAGCCCATACGGTCGTCGGCACGATTATCGGCTCCAGCGCGCAGGGTACGTTGGCTCTGATCATCTCCCTGGCCATCTCGCTGTTTTCGGCGTCGGCGTATGTGCGGGCCTTCTCGCGGACAGCCAATACCGTGTACGGCCGGGTGGAAGGCCGCGGCATCATCCACACGTGGGCGCTGATGTGGGGGCTGACAGCAGTCATCGTGGTCGGCGCGGTCATCGTGCTCTTTGCCAACTTGCTGCGTGATGCAGTTCTTAATGAAGGATTGATTCCGCTTGCACGCAACGTAGGACTAGAGGATGCCGCCACATACTTGGTGCGAATCTTCCTTCCGGTGTGGAACTGGCTGCGCTTTCCCGTCACGGTGGTAGTGGTGCTCACGCTCATCGCGGTGCTCTATCACTTCGGTCCCAACGTGCGTCCCGGGCGCTTTAGGTGGATAACCTCCGGTTCCGTGGTGGCGCTTGTAGGCACGGTCGTGTCCTGGGGTTTGGTAGGCCTCTACCTGAAGTACCTCGCTGCGGCCAGCGCTTATGGTGCGTTGAGCACGGTCATGGCGGTCTTCGTGGCCACGTGGTTGATGAACACTGTGCTAATCGTCGGCATCAAGATTGATGCGGAGGTGTTGTGCGCCAAGGAGCTGCAACTGGGAATGCACTCCGAGCGCTTCATCCAAGCCCCGCCGCGTGCCGATAGCTCCTCCCAAGCCCAGGCCCGCGCCCAGGAGAGCTTGGAGCAGAGAGCGCGTGAGATTTCAGATAATGCGCGGCGGGCGCAGGACGAGCCGGCAGAAGAATCAGAGGAAGAACGCGCCTAG